Proteins from a single region of Apostichopus japonicus isolate 1M-3 chromosome 21, ASM3797524v1, whole genome shotgun sequence:
- the LOC139962455 gene encoding polyphosphoinositide phosphatase-like, whose amino-acid sequence MESVKKICVYETDQKFYIVGSNGAETTFRILEVDRCHPTKLVVSDDKVEYKKQEIQDKINQFKPESKIKDKQRKQHGDMPDMSAFGIVGFVKFLEGYYMILVTKRKNVAVIAGNTIYKVEDTSMIYIPNVGNRYHNNEELRYLKIFQNIDLSSNFYFCYTYDLTRSLQYNLTGCNTKGSPKEKFVWNKYHWMSARRMISPPWTMAIIHGFVGQVNVSIFGRPVYVALIARRSNQYAGTRYLKRGSNAVGDVANEVETEQIVYDASLTSFQRGRYTSYLQYRGSVPGLWSQDISSMVPKPPITVNVSDPYFNLAAAHFNRLLKVYGSPIIVLNLVKKHEKRKRESKLTDELLGAVQYLNQFLPPQHCIRYKHIDMAKYSKSPKLDVIAKLERIAESVVEATGLFMYGPLLDPGKQDPKRNFSKEGKIIYKQTGVVRTNCVDCLDRTNTAQFMIGKQALGNQLFALGFISKTHLEFDTDCLRMLSEVYEEMGDTVAFQYGGSQLVHSVDSYRKLSPWIAQSRDIKQTVSRYYRNAFSDADKQNAINLFLGVFKPEPDAKLHLWDLETDHYLHHTINQPNMESYYEKSHTHWFEDKVIQSLPLPYEETRHDPRTAMVPPDDPEDVFSEHYNPAEFTPLADLFCMSVLPHSTRDFMPKTAIDLSPFTVRISQPQRKEESRQHGIFNLSFSRDSTKPSPDGSSSGGDSSSSDDSTSEISPSESKHKDVTTLVTMKDIFPTMQQTYGVQLLEPSKEDAACYQRYATMATTATSEMKQVKSKSGATVPYSPMTSPTLKPLSELPKDSVFEVTPPVVAKKILPEYNAFLKRGTLGGVTCSRENYQGYIEYLRKH is encoded by the exons ATGGAGAGTGTGAAAAAGATTTGTGTGTATGAAACGGATCAG AAATTTTACATTGTTGGTTCTAATGGAGCAGAGACAACGTTTCGAATACTGGAAGTGGATCGATGTCACCCAACTAAGCTTGTCGTATCCGATGACAAG gTAGAATACAAGAAACAAGAAATTCAAgataaaattaatcaatttaagCCAGAGTCTAAGATAAAAGACAAGCAGAGGAAACAGCATGGGGATATGCCAGACATGTCAGCGTTTGGTATTGTTG GTTTCGTGAAATTTTTGGAAGGCTACTACATGATTCTGGTCACCAAACGAAAAAA CGTTGCAGTCATCGCAGGTAACACGATCTACAAGGTTGAAGACACTTCAATGATATACATTCCAAATGTCGGAAACAGATATCATAACAACGAAGAGTTACG ATACCTCAAAATATTCCAGAATATTGACTTATCAAGTAATTTTTACTTCTG CTATACCTATGACTTGACCCGCTCTCTACAGTATAATCTAACAGGATGCAATACAAAAG GCTCTCCGAAGGAGAAATTTGTCTGGAACAAGTATCATTGGATGTCGGCTAGGAGAATGATTTCCCCTCCTTGGACCATGGCTATCATTCATGGATTTGTGGGTCAAGTCA ATGTCTCCATCTTCGGTAGACCTGTGTACGTTGCGTTGATAGCTCGAAGATCAAACCAATATGCGGGAACACGGTACCTGAAAAGAGGATCAAATGCTGTG GGAGATGTAGCAAATGAGGTTGAAACAGAGCAAATTGTCTATGACGCATCATTGACCAGCTTCCAAAGAGGGCGTTACACCTCTTATCTGCAATATCGTGGATCAGTTCCAGGCCTGTGGTCACAGGATATTTCCTCCATGGTTCCTAAACCACCAATCACAG TGAATGTTTCTGATCCTTATTTCAACCTTGCCGCTGCTCACTTTAATCGGTTGCTCAAAGTGTACGGCTCACCAATCATCGTCTTAAACCTGGTCAAG AAACATGAAAAGAGGAAACGTGAATCAAAGCTGACAGATGAGCTACTTGGCGCAGTACAATATCTAAACCAATTCCTGCCACCCCAGCACTGTATTAGATACAAGCATATCGACATGGCTAAGTACAGTAAAAG CCCTAAATTAGACGTTATCGCCAAGTTGGAGAGGATAGCAGAGTCTGTAGTCGAAGCGACTGGACTCTTCATGTACGGACCTCTTCTGGATCCGGGCAAACAAGACCCAAAGAGGAA CTTTTCGAAGGAAGGGAAGATAATCTATAAACAG AcgggagtcgttcgaacaaatTGCGTGGACTGTCTGGATAGAACAAACACAGCGCAGTTTATGATCGGGAAGCAAGCACTGGGAAACCAACTTTTTGCTCTTGGTTTTATTTCAAAGACTCATCTTGAATTTGATACAGACTGTCTCAG gATGCTGAGTGAAGTCTATGAGGAGATGGGCGATACAGTAGCATTCCAGTACGGCGGATCCCAGCTAGTTCACAGCGTAGACTCGTACCGAAAACTATCTCCATGGATCGCACAGTCAAGGGACATTAAGCAAACCGTTTCAAGATACTACAGGAATGCATTTTCAG ATGCAGACAAACAGAATGCGATAAATTTATTCCTCGGTGTCTTCAAACCAGAACCGGATGCAAAACTTCACCTGTGGGACCTCGAAACCGATCATTATCTTCACCATACCATCAATCAACCAAATATGGAATCTTATTATGAGAAAAg TCATACTCATTGGTTTGAAGACAAGGTTATCCAATCATTACCATTACCCTATGAGGAGACGAGGCACGACCCCAGGACAGCTATGGTACCCCCGGACGATCCCGAAGATGTTTTCAGCGAACATTACAACCCCGCCGAGTTTACACCCTTGGCGGATTTGTTCTGCATGAGTGTTCTGCCACACTCGACCAG GGATTTTATGCCAAAGACTGCAATTGATTTGAGTCCATTCACTGTCAGGATAAGTCAACCACAGAGAAAGGAAGAATCCAG GCAACATGGCATCTTTAATCTGTCGTTTTCGAGGGATTCAACTAAGCCTAGTCCGGACGGATCCTCGTCGGGCGGTGACTCATCCTCCAGCGATGATTCAACAAGTGAAATTTCTCCTAGCGAGTCTAAGCATAAGGATGTGACAACTTTGGTGACCATGAAG GACATTTTCCCAACAATGCAGCAAACATATGGCGTCCAGCTATTGGAGCCCTCCAAGGAAGATGCAGCCTGTTACCAaag GTATGCTACCATGGCAACAACAGCAACCAGTGAGATGAAACAGGTGAAATCAAAGAGTGGTGCCACTGTTCCATATAGTCCAATGACATCTCCTACATT AAAACCCCTCAGTGAACTTCCAAAAGATTCCGTCTTTGAGGTAACACCACCGGTAGTGGCGAAGAAGATCCTCCCAGAGTACAATGCGTTCTTGAAACGAGGAACTTTAGGTGGAGTGACCTGTAGTAGAGAAAACTACCAGGGATACATAGAGTACTTACGaaaacattaa